In the Scatophagus argus isolate fScaArg1 chromosome 11, fScaArg1.pri, whole genome shotgun sequence genome, TATGTGTCTGACAGAATTTTTCTGCATTAAGTCAGCTGATTTGGCTGGAAAGTGAGTTCATTAGTCAGTGAAGTAATCGCACTCCATGCTGACAGCTTGCTTTTTACCCCTGTTCAGAGAGTATAAATCAGGCCTCAGCAGggagtttgtctttgtcagagGGCTGAACATGGATCTCTGCCTTGTGATATGGAGCATTGTACTGGTCTTTTGATGCTCTCTTGAAGAAACCACACTGAGGGGGAGCAAGGGTGATGAAGTGTTAAAGAGTGGTAAACTGAAGCAGTAATAACAGTCAACAAGTCATTGTGGTTTCTTCCAGGTAGAAACGCCAGAGGAAATACATTTCATCAGTCCAGTGTTGACACTTTAATAGCATCTGACACAAACTAAACAACACTAAACCAAACTCTAACTGGCTGACTCAAGCAGGTTTACAGTATACAGAAGGTTGCAATCACGTGAATCTCATAAGAACTGATGATGACAAGATCAACAACACTCTTACATCCGAGCCAATAACTTCTCCAAGGCTTAACTCCCCACacagaattattatttttacacacacaaacacactacacTAGTCTTTATAAGCTAAACTAACATGCTGCTACCTCtatcttcatatttaatgtacagACATTATAGCAGCATTGATTTTCTACCCCAATTCTAAGCAAGGAAGCACATAAGTCTActtattggatttttttgtcGAACTGTTCCATTCAAATACCACAAACAAAATAGCCTTGAAGATTTTTAAATTGATGTTGTTTTGAGTTCCCcctccatatatatatatatatatatatatatatatatatatatatatatatatatatatatgttccaAGGGCTGAaatttcaaaaaacacaaatctacAAATTCATATTAAAACTTTGTGTGTCTGAAGTTTGCAGTCCCTCGTGTGGACTTTCTCGCATCACTGAAGTGACAGAAAGTGACCTGATGGGACAGTGTTCTAACTGACTGATTGTTGTTAATGATGACCACAGCCTGAAAAAAACTTACTTTTAACAGCCCAAATAAGACATGTAAAGCATCAACAATAATATGAAAGTCAAAAATCCTACAATAAAAACAAGGGcaataaataatgttttgacgtctattttaaaatcttttaatGTTCACCAACGACATCTTTTAGGACCTAAGTTACCTAAAGGGTTCGATTAAGTCatgttttttctcctgttttcatcCTATGAGATCTCCTACATGACCAAACATGGGAGACATGAAGACGTATGAAGACGTCCCTGTACTCACCTTccagagcagaaacacaagcaaagCCAAAATCAAAATGCCTGTGAGAACAGCCACCTGGATGATCCACCAGGGAACTCCACTGTGCTGCGTAATTGCGTTTTCCGGGGTCACGGTCACCATCACCTGGACGAAAAcattaaagcagagaaaacCATGTGAATAAGGTAGAAGCAGTGGTTGAAGACATATAGGATCCTTTAATTAGGTAAAACTATCAATACCACAAATACTCCACTGCAGGCTTTTGCTTAccctgcattcaaaaccttaCTTAAGCaaaagtatgtaagtataaTCAGGAAATTTGCACTTAAAGGAGCAAAAGGTGCAGTATTTACCTCTGAGATGTAGAAGTATATAAAGTTGCCCAAAATGTAACtactcaagtaaaatacaaatactttgAATTTGTACTCCAATACTTGAGCTACTTACTTCCGTGTCAGGACTTTTCAGGATCATATTTTTAGCCTGATTATGAAGGACAAGCGAGGCCTTCACAACGATGAGCAAGTGCGAAAGAGAAGCATAATCCTgcgtaaaaacaaaaacagccgCTCAGATAAGACAGCCATACCAAATCACGCTGTACCATGAAACACACATGCGGTTAAAATACTACGTGTTACCTCAATAAAGGTCGAGTTCCACAGGCGAGATCTCAGTTCAACTGCTGTACCGTCCAGGCCCTGTAGGGGGCACTTGAGCACCACACATTTGGTCTCACCGTCGCATGTCTAGAAGGGAAAGAGTCTATTACACACCACGTCCATCTATACCTTTACAAAAGACAACATCCACACAAAAACTCACCAAAACTTTACTTTTGCCTgactttaaagacattttgccaacagtctttctgtctccaATTTCACGTTTGGTCCTGGATGCTGAGGACTCCtgaaagtacattttttttcattaattcaaAGCAAAACCAATTCAAGCAGTGCAGGTCTGCTGTAGCGAGTTCATTAGTTCTAAAATGCTACCTGGATGTGTTTGAGAGAGTTGATTTCAGACTCCGGAGAGCAAAGGACGTCCTGCGGTCCTGTAGCAGTGATCTTCACCAGGTACAGAAGCCACTTCCCATCTTTGTTCCATTTGGGCCAGTGAATGTGTAGTGAGGCTTCAACAGCAGAAGACTTCCACAAGTTATttatctgaagaaaaaaaatcaatatgtcACAACCTGGTAATTTCATATTAATGATTATATTCTATAGAGAGTCAGATCAGATGAATAAACTTACTCTGAATGTGTAGTTAATCAAACTTCcaatctcttcctctgtcttcatgGCACTCTCACCTTTCACAGCACCTCCAAAAGAAACCAGATTAGGACTGGCTTCCCTGTTGAAAACAAGCaacaagcaaaaatatttatttcacatacTTTTGAGGGCACAGAATATTTACTGCAGTCAAACAATAGTCAACACACTTACCCACTAACCCACAATGGAAATTCAATGATCACTTTTGCCTTTACTTTAACAGAAGCAATACTTTCTTGCACACTCgtcctgaaagaaaaaaatacagcaatatAGTAAcctttgtgtatttatttaatattccCTTACATGAGCACAACATAAGCTTTAGCTCAACATGTGGAAGCTGAAGCAGCAATTCTTACGTTTGAAGCTGCAGGTCAATGTCAATCTCCGTGGTGTCGAGAGTCATACCCAAAGTGCTCAGGATGATGTAAAATGTAGCCTGatacaaaaggacaaaaaaaaaaagaagaagttaaAAACATGTCTCACACTTGAAGTACACAACAGCTGAGTGTCAGGCTGAACATCTGAAACCAACATGATAAATCCATACCTCTGAGTCTCTCTTAAAAGGATTCCCCAGCTCACAGTCTGCTTGAGAGGCGTTCTGATTGGTGGTGCAGATGATCGACTTTTCATTCTGGAAACACATCATAAAATCTGATCGTCTGCATGGCTATTTAGACTACAAAAAAAGGCCATTGGTGAGTCCGAAGGTAATTAGAACATACAGCAGTTTTGGTCTGGATGTGGCAATGACTGCCAACGGGTGGACTGATGTCCAGAACTATTAGATTGATTCCCCTTtatgtacaaatatttatgatccccagaggatgaatcctgatGACTGAGAtcccttaacttttcatctagcgCCATCTGCAGGTCAAAAATTTCATTTGTCCAACAATTTATTTTATGACAAGATACTTAAAGCTTCACTAATGATCCTGACCTGCTCTGCTCGCAGACACACCTAATTTCAAACCATGAATAGTTTTGGCACTGACTGTAGCACCAAGTACTAAGTGCTGAACGTTGCTACTGACAAATTCATCATTACTTTATCAGGGAGATCctgttttaaatcaaaactttCACCATCTGTGACTATTTCATTAAGTTCTTGTTTTGTAGAGAGAGATATTTGTCAAAGGTATCAGAAATCGTTTTGGTATTGTTAATGAAACCCGGGTATCATATTGGCACCAATATCAAGAAATACCCAGTGCCAAATCACAGCACGTTAGCATGATAATGATAGCACTGAGCTTATCACACAGTTGAGTCCAATCACAGATGAAAGACAAGTAAGAAAGACAAACGACAGTAGACCCTGTTGAGGCCCCACTGTGGTTAAAAGGTGTCTAATATTATTTAAACACCTGACAAAGTATAACTTAGACAGGAGAAATGTACAGTGTGGGGCTCATCCTGACAGGGTAACATCCATCTCATGTGTTAGTCAGTATCTCGCCCACACAGGATCAATAGGGTGGCTGCACACTTTCACTCTGGTTTACCGTAGTGTACTGTGAACGGACTCCAGAATATGACAGCGTTGAGGGGAAAGTCCCCACCAGCTTTGCCTCGTAAGCATCATCTCCGTTCGTATTGCTGACTGTCACCCTCAGAGCCAAGAGCTTCTTCTCGGATCTCAGATGAAACACAGGGATTTTCTCgctgcaaatacacaaacaactCACTTCAGGCTGAGCtttatggaagaaaaaaaaacaaccttgtGGTATGATGTGTACACATGCTACACTTCCCATTAGGCTCTCGTGACATTTTATCTAATAATTGCCTACTTGCACACACCAAGCGACATACACATGGGTAGAGCCTCATCAGAGTCATGTTAAGTCATACATTCAACTGCCTTTTAGCTCTGGTTCGTATACTCCGGTTCTCTGCTGTGATGTGCTGGATACATGTGCACGCTGTTGACCTGACTGAGCTTGTTTTCTGGCTATGGTTTCATATCAGTGGGCTGCTGGAGCAGAGAGACACCACCATACGGGCTATGAGGAGCccaacaaaccaaaacaaagagctaaTTGCGTAAGAACTGTGAGTTTGTCCTCATTGAGACTGGCAGAAAGAGCAAGTCTTTAAcattacacattttcatttgtttgaatgCTAATATTAAAAAAGGCAAATGTATTCAGATTTAACTTGCGAATGTAACCTTATCGTTCCCATTTTAACATAATGTTCTAACTCACATGGGTAATGGGGAGTACACGTCCAGGTTGATTTCTTTGTAGTATAGTTCGTACTCCATCTTCAGATTACTTCGGCAAATGTGATCACCTCCACATCCCTCTTTGACAAAGTTGACCTGCAACAACgacaaataacaaaatcatATGCAAAACTTGCTccactgcagccattttgtcAATAATTTGACAATAAATATTGTAGTCTGAATATCTACCTCAAAGACGTCTTTGCTCGGCTGAGAGGAATCTAAAATGGGCATAAGCTGAGGGAGGCCGTTCCTTGTCTTCTGTCGTTTAGTGCTCATGATTTCTGCAGACATCTCAATAGGAATGCTACGCATCTTGTCCTTGATGTTGTCCTGCGCACATCAGAAACAGCCACATTTGTATGCAGCATAATAATTTCCTCTGCATGAGTTTGGTGTTTATACTTAGACAGATATTATTAGTGTTAGACATGTTTTGCTTTTCGTTATTAAGGTTACTGCACTTTCAGAAAAGCcctttctgacattttgaaatacCAAACAACCATTCCTGCTTGTCATCCTCAGTGCTTCCTGAGAAGCTCTGCATTTTCAGATTCAAGCCACCTTAGCTACTCTCTGGCGAAAAGTTTTTAACAAAACGCTTTGTAGCTgttactgtttcatttttactgcacatgtgcacattttatCTGTGATTTCACGGTTTCTGATGTAACACATTGAGGCTTCAATGATTATTATCAACATTCCTTAATTAATTGACTGACTATTTGGTctgtaaatgtcagaaaacagagcaaTTCAATTTCATAAAGCTAACTGTGACGCCCACTGTCATTAAATCCACACTCcaaagatgttttgtttactATCACGTATGATGAagacaagcagtttgtcttcaCACCTGAGAGCCTGGAACCAGATAATTACTTCAAAACTGTCTCAGATGATCAATCAGTAATCCGTATAAGACTAACTAATGACTAATGAACTAGTTATTTCAGGTTTATCAAACATGTAGGAAATGAGtttaaaagctaaaacaaacagCTTGGTGTACACAAAGTACACAGGTTTCCTATTAATTCAAACCTGAATGCTCCTGACTGTTGCTCTCTGAGTGAATTATATCCTGCAAATGTGATTTAACTACTTTGCTGATATGTTTTACCTTCAGTTTGGCTATTATCTTAatacatgtttcctgtttttggCCGCGGAGGTCCAAGGTGCCATTAAACTGGTGGTCTGTTTCCGTGTGGGATTTGTTCAGGAACATCACTCTGGAGGACAGCCCCTGTTTCCTGCGATCGCCGTCCGACTCGACTGAATAGCTGATAGCTGCAGCGCAGAGGGCAGCACAGGTGAGAACAACGGAACAAATCCTGGATATGTAAAATaaggattatttttttaacatttcacttaCTTAGCCTTGGGTTGTAAGATGCAGGGTTTGCTTTGTAGGCGAAGCATGCGTCCACGGTGAAGCTAAggacaagaaaatgttttttttaaacatttctaaCAGAGGACGTTTTGACTATGAGGACTGTTGAAACATATAAATATTAGAACACCCACCAAATACTGCTACCACAGGTTTTGACTGTAAGATCAATTTCCTGTGGAGATATTTTGACGTCTCTCCTGATGCTAATGACTGGCCGTGCCCTGAAAGAAATGTAGTTAAATGAAGCTGTGATAGAAATCAGTAAGCCTTAAATTTACTTGTACCGTGCGAGGGAACAGTTACCTATAGATCAGAGCTGTGTCTGACAGAGAGCCTACAGCCACGTCTGGGTAGGAGTTACTGTCCAAATCCATGTTCCCCGCCAGAGAATATCCAAATAGTCTCACATTGTGCTCTCTTCCTGAAAGGATCTGTAATGAAGGAGACATAATTTAAGAACAAACTCaaacttgaaaagaaaacagcaaaatcatAAAATAACGTGACGCTAAAACCTTTAATCGTTTTGTGTCAGGAGAAAAAATGAGTTGCAGATTTTTGACAGCTAGCACTAGGAATCATATTATCAGCttggtgtctgtctgtggtttgtTGCTGAGAAGGTAGAGTACAGGAAGCTCTTTCACAGCTTTTCACAAAAGCACTGATGAGGGCTGAGGGAACCAAACTAAAGTTGCaggccagaaaaccaaaacaagttCACTATAAAGTCACTAGAGCTGACTTGGCTCTGGGTGCTCCGGCCACCAAGTCATGAGCATATTAATTATAGCTGCTTTAAACAAAAACCAACCTGTGCAGGACTGGTTCTGATTCCATGTGCAGAGCCATGGTAAATGTAGACTTTCCCTGTCCCGCCGTCATCATGAGGAGCTCCAACTGCAATGTCTGCATGAGAAAGTTGCATGagtttttatttgacagcaagagagaaaatataaataagctACAGAGTGACAGCTAAATTACCTTCATATGAGTCCTGATTGATATCTCCGATGTTCTCCACTGCCAGTCCAAACATGGAGTCTTTGGTCCCGTTCAGACGGACAGGAGTGACTTTATCCCACCTTCCTGCCTGATTGATGTAGACATAAACAGCTCCTCCAATGTCTCTGTCCTTCATGTAGAACTGAGGGGCTCCTACAACTATGTCTTGCCATCTAGATCAAAGAAGAGAggtaaataaaaagcaaatcaaCTGAAAGGAAAATTATACATTAGAAACAGGTAAGGTACCATTATATAAAGTGGCCTTGAAGGAACTCAGGTCCTTTCCCAAAATCTCAATGACTGCATATCTTTCTGTTATGTATGTGTTTACTTCTCTTAATTTTGGGACTTGTATGAATGTTGTGGGAAAACGCATTCGCCAGTAAGATAAAATCATGTACATATGAAGCAGAataactgcagtgaaaatgtttcctACCCATCCCCATTCAGGTCAACTACGGCCACGTCATATCCAAAGGAGGATGCAAGTCCTGGTCCGTACAACATGTGTTCCACCAAAAGTCTAGAGGAGCCCTCTTTCTTCAACAGGACAACAGCTCCAGTATGATTGGCCCTGGGTGCTCCAGCCACTACCGTCAGGTCATGTCTGCTGGTTATTCTGTGTCCCGAATCAAGGGAGAATCCTAACACATGAGAAACATTTCAGGATATAAATATCTTATTTGGAACGCTGGagagtccccccccccccagctgaGGGTGTACAGAAGGAATAACATGCAGTCTGTACAGACTCGCCATCCTGCAGAAGTCGCCAGTGCAGTTACAAGGAAAATATCTCTCACCACTTctaatttacaaaacaaaacatcctaTTTCCTGCTGTGGTTAGCAAACTTGCTGTGTTATGCCCCTGTCTAAAACATTTAATCAGCTGGTAACAATAATGAGGCACTTCAGACATATTTGTCAATGGATTCAGATGTGCAGATGACAAACAAAATTTTGTCAGAATGAGTCtggcttctttcttttttttttccatattttggATTTGACTGATGGTCTTTGCTTAAGAatgtttaacttttttaaaatacttgatTCCCTTCTTAGCATCAGAGTACTCTGGTTCCTTTTTTGCATTTCCATTACAGTGTTTCCCACAGACTCAAGACCAATTTTCTTCAAGTTATCAGCCAAAATTATCtgatgaaaatgtgtcagaCTCATATGCACTAGAGATGCTccaaaaacaaacccaaaaaatCTCTCGCATGATTTTGTCAACTTAAGTCTTCTGCAtgtcaaaaaagaaaggaaaacatgtaattatgttattttatgaGCTACTATTATACTTATTTTGCAGCCAATAGTCATGATTAGTACAGCATTAGCATGAGATTTCTTCACCAGATAATGCCCAAGGTGTTTGTAACTGAAAAGAGGAAGTAATGAGGAAGTGCAGACTAGTGCCTTCCTTACAAGTCTCACACACAATAACAGCTACATCTACTTTGTGGGTAGACACTGACCGAGGTAGCTGTTGGCCGGAAAAGTCATGAGGGGAGAGTTCAAGAAAGAGAAGTCTCCAACTTCATACGGGCCGTCATCATACACACCCATCTCAAGCAAAGTGTTGTTCTTTTGCTCCACTCGCACAATGCCTGCAGAGAACAATGAGGTGGATGTCAACAGATATAAACAAGAAATGTTTGTtgtagaataaaaaaacatcacattacttgttttaacaaaatgaatcaaatgcTTTATTCACCGGGACAGTACTGTAAAGCAACAAGTACCTTTCCAGTTGTAAGCTCCTGGTGCTCCAAACACCACGTAATGGTTGTTCTTGATGAAGGTGGCCGCCAAACCCTGCTGACAAGATCCAAACATCTCATGGCCTCTGGTTCTGCCCTCACAGAACTTCCAGTTACCTCCGTCCTCATCAGAGGACAAGTCAATAGTCAGGTCCTGACTCAGGACATAACACCGCCCGGTAATATCCCGGGACTCCTGAGCGGTGTTCACATAAAAGAGCCTCTGATAGCGATGAGCACAAGTCTGAAATTACAAAACACACGTGCTTTTAAGTTTATGCCTTGATGACACATAAGATTGCACCAAGACTGAATGTTACCGGGAAAAACGGTTCAGGCAGTTTGACTTACCACAATCTTTCCCCCAGGTCCCTGGCTCTGAACCGTCACCCCCATCCACTGATTCTCCTTACTCTCAACATGTATGTTCTCTTTCAATATTaagcaaaacaagacaatgataTGAGTATCAATGCTCAttcacagatagatagatagatggatagataacTCACCTTCGTTATCAAATTCAATACGCTCACAATTAGTGGACTGGGTGATTTCACATTTATAAAGACCTCCTGTGATGTTGGATGCCTGTTTCCCCAAAGCTCTGGCTCTAGGTGCGCCAATCAACAGCCTGAAGAAAACAATACTGCGAGTGAGTACTCTTTGATGTCACTGCTTTTCATCACCTTCATCTACATCTTCAGTATgtcattttccacatttctaAGCTCCTGTCAACTGGCTGCCTTCTTGCAATAGTGATATCATTGTTAGGGTCGTCAGACAAACTGATTTCTCTTCTTCCCATTGTCAAATTTGCCATTTATTTTGGATAAATATCATTTCTCCTGTTAAATCACATAACTGTACTGCACATATCTCTCTTACCATGACTGTCAGTATGAGCAAacctgaaaattaaaattattaataaatcaTTCACACAACAGACATAAAGCTGCTTCTCTGCATGATTTTTATTAATGACACAGAATGATATAGCAGATTCAACCTGTGAAAAGCTGGTTGTGTTCAAACTGTCTCTCAAAGAGCTGTTGTATCTTATTGTGGTAGAAAACAAAATAGATAAATTCAAAACGAGACAGAAACCTAGTGTCCTGACATTttgcagagggtgagagagcAGTGGAGCAGACAATCTAGAGTGTGTTCAATGTTCTGCCTACCACAGATCACTGACCACCAGATCCTGTTTTCTAAACTCACTACCCTGACACAACCTCAGGGAGCATGTTTTTCAACAGAGAAAGTACCAGCCACACTTATCTGATGAAAGTATGTCAGACTCACACACGCCAGagatgcacaaaacacaaaaaaaactcttGCATGATTTTATGTTAACTTAAATCTTAATTTGCATGTCATATTTTGCAGTTATGCAGCAATGCTCTGGAAAACAGAGGATGCAGGACCCCCTCGCTTCATGTCATGTGATTTCAAGTCTGATGACACGATTTTAATACATGTATATTGTCACACATCCTTTAGTCTTACTTGAAATAAGGGGACAACTCCGACATAACGAAGACTTGCAACAAATTTATTAATTGCTGAAATTTTAAACTAAACAATTGATTTTGTCCCCCTGTAAAATGTTAGAGGTTTGTTTGTTAACTTACTACATCTGTAACCTGTTACACACTGTCAAAGCGCAAGTCATACATATACTTTGCATGAGCATGAGGTTTGAAAGAGAAAACCAAAGGtcacatttcctgtcagtgGCAGTGGAGTTCACTCCAGTCTGCGtctgagaaaacagcaaagaaatgacagcaaactgaaatgtgacagTAAAATCACCTTCTGCTTTCTTAGCTTAAGAAAAAGAACGTGAAGAAGAATTACTTTATTCACCTTTTAATTAAGTTTTAGCTCAACGTTTTGTGGTTAGTTAACGCCTGAATTGAACATCTTGAACATCTTGTGCTCAATCAAATTGTTTGCTGATCTCCCTTATGCTGTAGTTATGGTCACTTCTCCATCAAACTTTTAAGTTCTTGCACAGCACAGTATACAGGGATAACGGAGACACGTTTTACCACTTAAATTATCAATCTTAACAATATTCATAACAACTAATATTTCATTAGAGAGTTTTGTCACTTAAAATGTGGATCGTTGCTGGCAGATGTTATTAGATTTAGCTAGCTAGATAATTAAGCTAACGTTACTTCCATTAGCTGGTTAAAAATGTCACCACCGTGCCTGATTGTTTAGTACTTTAAGCTGACTTCTAGCAGCTCTCTGTACAccataaatattattattctgAAGAAATGTAACAACACAAAAACCCGACTGACACATTTAATACAGTATCCAGACTGTTAACACAGCTCTGAAATGTTGTTTAAGGCGAACATTCAGAGTCCTGGCTAGCAAAGTGCTAattaagctaacgttagcttcaggaataaaaacacaagatgaccgactttttaatactttcagctaaaattaaacataattttaGTCTCTAGTTGCACAAATTACTAAAATAAGATTCGTATCTTTGTATGAAATATGCGTTTATGTGATTTGGGGTGGGAATCAGTGCACTAAGGTCAGGTTTAGACTAACCAGCATACTTACTGTGAAGGAATTTTCTGAAAGGAGCGAAAGGAAATCCTCTCCagccttttctcctccctcacaGTTCCTTCTGTTACCCAACTATTGATCTGCGGCTCAGCCCTGTGGCTCTTCATGTGCTAAACAAGGGTTCTCCTGAGGAGGTCTGCCGTAAGACTGAAGACCAAACTGCGAAGCTTCTTTTCAAACAAAGCCCAgtgaaatgcaaatacaaacaatagTCTTTACAAAGTCAGCTTCAATCTAACATTTCAGTCTCAGAGCTGCAGTAGTTCAGCCCCACGTGTCACTGGGTGAAACCTGCGACACCTGCGTGACATTACAGACACATTTAGAAGCAACGTTTTAATTGT is a window encoding:
- the itga6a gene encoding integrin alpha-6 isoform X2; protein product: MWTAMLLLLKRRPSAAHVALLFYSYFLQPTLVAAFNLDTSLVLRKDGEPGSLFGFSLAMHRQLNPDKRMLLIGAPRARALGKQASNITGGLYKCEITQSTNCERIEFDNEENIHVESKENQWMGVTVQSQGPGGKIVTCAHRYQRLFYVNTAQESRDITGRCYVLSQDLTIDLSSDEDGGNWKFCEGRTRGHEMFGSCQQGLAATFIKNNHYVVFGAPGAYNWKGIVRVEQKNNTLLEMGVYDDGPYEVGDFSFLNSPLMTFPANSYLGFSLDSGHRITSRHDLTVVAGAPRANHTGAVVLLKKEGSSRLLVEHMLYGPGLASSFGYDVAVVDLNGDGWQDIVVGAPQFYMKDRDIGGAVYVYINQAGRWDKVTPVRLNGTKDSMFGLAVENIGDINQDSYEDIAVGAPHDDGGTGKVYIYHGSAHGIRTSPAQILSGREHNVRLFGYSLAGNMDLDSNSYPDVAVGSLSDTALIYRARPVISIRRDVKISPQEIDLTVKTCGSSICFTVDACFAYKANPASYNPRLTISYSVESDGDRRKQGLSSRVMFLNKSHTETDHQFNGTLDLRGQKQETCIKIIAKLKDNIKDKMRSIPIEMSAEIMSTKRQKTRNGLPQLMPILDSSQPSKDVFEVNFVKEGCGGDHICRSNLKMEYELYYKEINLDVYSPLPIEKIPVFHLRSEKKLLALRVTVSNTNGDDAYEAKLVGTFPSTLSYSGVRSQYTTNEKSIICTTNQNASQADCELGNPFKRDSEATFYIILSTLGMTLDTTEIDIDLQLQTTSVQESIASVKVKAKVIIEFPLWVSGEASPNLVSFGGAVKGESAMKTEEEIGSLINYTFRINNLWKSSAVEASLHIHWPKWNKDGKWLLYLVKITATGPQDVLCSPESEINSLKHIQESSASRTKREIGDRKTVGKMSLKSGKSKVLTCDGETKCVVLKCPLQGLDGTAVELRSRLWNSTFIEDYASLSHLLIVVKASLVLHNQAKNMILKSPDTEVMVTVTPENAITQHSGVPWWIIQVAVLTGILILALLVFLLWKCGFFKRASKDQYNAPYHKAEIHVQPSDKDKLPAEA
- the itga6a gene encoding integrin alpha-6 isoform X4, encoding MHRQLNPDKRMLLIGAPRARALGKQASNITGGLYKCEITQSTNCERIEFDNEENIHVESKENQWMGVTVQSQGPGGKIVTCAHRYQRLFYVNTAQESRDITGRCYVLSQDLTIDLSSDEDGGNWKFCEGRTRGHEMFGSCQQGLAATFIKNNHYVVFGAPGAYNWKGIVRVEQKNNTLLEMGVYDDGPYEVGDFSFLNSPLMTFPANSYLGFSLDSGHRITSRHDLTVVAGAPRANHTGAVVLLKKEGSSRLLVEHMLYGPGLASSFGYDVAVVDLNGDGWQDIVVGAPQFYMKDRDIGGAVYVYINQAGRWDKVTPVRLNGTKDSMFGLAVENIGDINQDSYEDIAVGAPHDDGGTGKVYIYHGSAHGIRTSPAQILSGREHNVRLFGYSLAGNMDLDSNSYPDVAVGSLSDTALIYRARPVISIRRDVKISPQEIDLTVKTCGSSICFTVDACFAYKANPASYNPRLTISYSVESDGDRRKQGLSSRVMFLNKSHTETDHQFNGTLDLRGQKQETCIKIIAKLKDNIKDKMRSIPIEMSAEIMSTKRQKTRNGLPQLMPILDSSQPSKDVFEVNFVKEGCGGDHICRSNLKMEYELYYKEINLDVYSPLPIEKIPVFHLRSEKKLLALRVTVSNTNGDDAYEAKLVGTFPSTLSYSGVRSQYTTNEKSIICTTNQNASQADCELGNPFKRDSEATFYIILSTLGMTLDTTEIDIDLQLQTTSVQESIASVKVKAKVIIEFPLWVSGEASPNLVSFGGAVKGESAMKTEEEIGSLINYTFRINNLWKSSAVEASLHIHWPKWNKDGKWLLYLVKITATGPQDVLCSPESEINSLKHIQESSASRTKREIGDRKTVGKMSLKSGKSKVLTCDGETKCVVLKCPLQGLDGTAVELRSRLWNSTFIEDYASLSHLLIVVKASLVLHNQAKNMILKSPDTEVMVTVTPENAITQHSGVPWWIIQVAVLTGILILALLVFLLWKCGFFNRSRGDDNVPRYHAVRIRKETPEYKDGKVKLEPFEQKQWMTTWIDNESFS
- the itga6a gene encoding integrin alpha-6 isoform X5 produces the protein MGVTVQSQGPGGKIVTCAHRYQRLFYVNTAQESRDITGRCYVLSQDLTIDLSSDEDGGNWKFCEGRTRGHEMFGSCQQGLAATFIKNNHYVVFGAPGAYNWKGIVRVEQKNNTLLEMGVYDDGPYEVGDFSFLNSPLMTFPANSYLGFSLDSGHRITSRHDLTVVAGAPRANHTGAVVLLKKEGSSRLLVEHMLYGPGLASSFGYDVAVVDLNGDGWQDIVVGAPQFYMKDRDIGGAVYVYINQAGRWDKVTPVRLNGTKDSMFGLAVENIGDINQDSYEDIAVGAPHDDGGTGKVYIYHGSAHGIRTSPAQILSGREHNVRLFGYSLAGNMDLDSNSYPDVAVGSLSDTALIYRARPVISIRRDVKISPQEIDLTVKTCGSSICFTVDACFAYKANPASYNPRLTISYSVESDGDRRKQGLSSRVMFLNKSHTETDHQFNGTLDLRGQKQETCIKIIAKLKDNIKDKMRSIPIEMSAEIMSTKRQKTRNGLPQLMPILDSSQPSKDVFEVNFVKEGCGGDHICRSNLKMEYELYYKEINLDVYSPLPIEKIPVFHLRSEKKLLALRVTVSNTNGDDAYEAKLVGTFPSTLSYSGVRSQYTTNEKSIICTTNQNASQADCELGNPFKRDSEATFYIILSTLGMTLDTTEIDIDLQLQTTSVQESIASVKVKAKVIIEFPLWVSGEASPNLVSFGGAVKGESAMKTEEEIGSLINYTFRINNLWKSSAVEASLHIHWPKWNKDGKWLLYLVKITATGPQDVLCSPESEINSLKHIQESSASRTKREIGDRKTVGKMSLKSGKSKVLTCDGETKCVVLKCPLQGLDGTAVELRSRLWNSTFIEDYASLSHLLIVVKASLVLHNQAKNMILKSPDTEVMVTVTPENAITQHSGVPWWIIQVAVLTGILILALLVFLLWKCGFFNRSRGDDNVPRYHAVRIRKETPEYKDGKVKLEPFEQKQWMTTWIDNESFS